The Thiorhodovibrio frisius genome segment GCAGGTCGATATCGCCCGGCGTCGGTGGCTCGAGCACGCGAAAGATCAGCACCACCGGGCCGTCGCCCTGGGCCATTTCGATCTGCGCGATCCGCTCGCGGATGCTTAAGCTCCCGATCAGCTCGGCGAGTTCGGTCAGGCGCTCGCCGACCGCCGGGTGCAACACCTCGCAGCGCGCGAGATCGGCGACGAAGGACGAGCGCCGTTCGCGAAAGCCGACCAGCACCCGGCCCTTTTTGGCGACATAGCGCACGCCAAGCCGCGCCTTGCGCCGGTAGCCCCAATGCTCGGCCACCAGCTGCGGCAGCCAAGTCTCGGGCCGCACCTTACCGATGCGCTCCAGGGCTGCGGCGAGAACCTCCTGCTTCATGCCGATCTGCGCGGCCGGATCGAGATGCTGCAGGGCGCAGCCGCCGCAAAGCCCGAAGTGGGCGCAGCGCGGAGTGACGCGGTCTGGCGATGCGCTGAGCACCTCGACCACCTCGCCCTCGTCATGGCGCCGTTGCCGGCGCGTTAGCCGAAAGCGCACCCGCTCACCGGCCAGGGCGCCCTGCACAAACACGGCCTTGCCGTCGACATGGGCGACACCGCGACCGTCGTGACTCAGGTCGCCAATCTCGGCCTCAATGGGCTCCTGGGGAAGCGGTTTTTTCTTGCTCAAATGTGGCTCTCTTTGATGGCCCGCGCGCTCAGAATCGGCGCGTCTCAGGCTGGAAACACGCCGGTGGAGAGGTAGCGATCGCCCCGGTCGCAGACAATCACAACAATCACGGCGCCTTCCTGCTCGCGCGATAGCCGCAGCGCCGCAGCAACGGCGCCGCCGGAGGAAATGCCGGCAAAGATGCCCTCCTCCGCCGCCAGTCGGCGGGTGGTTTCCTCGGCCTCAAGCTGGCTGATGTCGATGATGCGATCCACGCGCTTGGGGTCATAGATCTTGGGCAAGTATTCTGTCGGCCAGCGGCGGATGCCGGGGATACTGGAGCCCTCTTCCGGCTGCACCCCAACGATCTGCACACTTGCGCTGCACTGCTTGAGGTAGCGGCTCACCCCCATGATGGTGCCCGTGGTGCCCATGGCACTGACGAAGTGGGTCAGTTTCCCCTGGGTATCGCGCCAGATTTCTGGGCCTGTAGTCTCGAAGTGGGCTTCCGGATTGTCCGAATTGGAGAACTGATCCAAACGCACGCCCTCCCCCTTGGCCTCCAGCTCGCGTGCCAGATCGATCGCCGCCTCCATGCTGCCATCCTTTGGCGTCAGGCGAATCTCGGCACCAAAGGCGGCCATAGACTGGCGCCGCTCGACGCTCATGTTTTCCGGCATAACCAACAGCATGCGATACCCCTTGATAGCCGCCGCCATGGCCAGCGCAATGCCAGTATTGCCACTAGTGGCTTCAATCAAGGTATCACCGGGCTTGATGGCACCGCGCTGCTCGGCACGCTGAATCATACTGAGCGCCGCGCGGTCCTTCACCGAGCCGGCCGGATTCTGGCCCTCAAGCTTGGCGAGAATGGTGTTGCTGGTCTCACCCGGCAGCCGTTGCAGCGCTACCTGCGGGGTGTTCCCGATGAGGGATTCGATGGTTGAGTAGTTCATAAAGTTTAAAAGACGCGCCAGGCGGAAAACAAATCGATCAAAAAAGCGCGGAAAACAACGTCAAGCCGCTTCCCGCGCCTCACACAACTCATAAAGCCGCATCGGCGAAAGCTCCAATCCATTCGGCCAACCCAGGGCTCCGGCGTCGATCAAAAATCGCTGAAGGTAAGACTCGGAGTGCAGTTCATCGAGCAAGGGGCCGCTGCGCGCAGCCAGATAAGCACCAACATCAAAGACGCCAAGATGCCCATCGGAAAACAGCAGCTCCAATCGACAATGGCCGAGATATCGCGCTTCAAGCAGTTTAATCACGATCTGCCCCTGAATAGGTTGAAGAGGCTCGAACCGCTGCGCGCGGTTCCAGTTATGCATCAATTCGTCCTGGTGCACCTGACACCATTCCGCCACAATCGCCGCGACTTTGCGCGGCAAACCCCCTTGACTGATGCGACCTGTGCGAATGTCGACCAATGCCTCGAATCCCTGGTATTCAACATGGATATGAGGCGGCGGATGGTCGTCATGCCACATCCGGATCACAATACCGAAGAAAACTGAAATCAGTGGCATACCAGGCTCTTCGGGTCGTGCACCACCAAAAAACTCAAGTGTCCTCCGACTGCGAAAACGCAGGCAATAAACCAATCGCCTGCTACAACACCTTCGACACCTGCTTGACACTGGGGTCAAGCCGGTCGCTTTCGATACCAAAACCGAGCGATTTGACCAGCGCCAGCATGCGGGTATTGGCCGAAAGCACCTCGCCGTCCATGATGCGCAGGCCTTTGGCACGGGCATTGGCCATCAGCGAGCGCATCAGGCGCGCGCCAATGCCGCGATTGCGCCAGGCGTCGGACACCACAATCGCGAACTCGCAGGTGTCGCCGCCGGGGCGCGACATGTAGCGGGCCACGCCAACCTCGACTTCCTGCCCCTGGTCCACCACCACGCCGATCAGCGCCATCTCGCGATCGTAGTCAATCTGGGTAAAGCGCACCAGCATCTCCGGCGTCAGCTCTTTGATCGCCTGCATAAAGCGGAAATACTTGGTCTGCTCCGACAGCCCGCGCACAAAATCCTGCTCCATCTGTGCGTCCTCGGGCCGGATCGGGCGGATGGTAAGATCCGCCCCGTCCGGCAAGGGCACCCGCTCGATCAAATGCTGCGGATAGGGGTGAATCGCCATGTGACCATACACCGGCATCTGCGGCGGGCGATAGGCGACCTGAATGCGCGCGTCCACCGCGATCACGTCAAGATCATTGCCGATCAGCGGGTTAATCTCCAACTCGATCACCTCGGCCAGCTCGCACACCATCTCCGAGACGCGTTGCAGAATGCGCGCGAGTGCCTGGCGGTTCATCGGCGGCATGTTACCGAAAGCACCCATCAGCCGCGCGACCCGGGTGTGTTCGATCATAGTCTGGACAATAAAGGCATTGAGCGGCGGCAGGCCAAGCGCGCGGTCTGCAAGCACATCCGTGTCGGTCCCGCCGGCGCCGAAGCTGATCACCGGGCCGAAAATGGGATCGCGCACTACCCGCACCATCAGCTCGCGCGCGGCGCGGCTCGGGACCATGTGCTCCACCGTCACCCCTTCGATATGCGCTTCGGGACGCAGGCTGCGCGCCCGGTCCGTCAACTCGCCATAGGCGCGACGCACGCTCTGGGCATCGGTCAGATTCAGCCGCACCCCATCGACATCGGACTTGTAGCGGATGTCGGGCGAGTTAATTTTCATCACCACCGGAAAGGACAACGCCTCGGCGGCGATCAGCGCCTCGTTGGGCGAACGGGCAAGGACTGTCTGGGTCGTTGGAATGCGAAAGGCTGCCAGAATCGCCTTGGCCTCGATGGTGCCCAGCGTTTTGCGCCCCTCGGCCATGACGCCCTCAATGATCAGGCGCGCGCCCTCAACATCGGGGGTGAGCTGTTGCGACAGCGGTCCGGGTGACTGCATCAGCAGCTTCTGGTTACGCTGCTGGCGCCCGAGAAAGGACAGCGCCTCAGCGGCAACTTCCGGCAGGTCATAGTGCGGCACGCCATGCTCGGAGAAGAGCCCATGGGCCTCGGCCACCCGGGTCCCGCCCATCCAGCAGGCCAGCACCGGCTTGCGGGTCTTGGCAGCAGCCTCGATCACCTCGCGCGCCACGGCGGTCGGGTCAACGCTGGCCAGTGGCGCCAGAATCGCCAGCACGCCATCGACATTGGTATCGGCAAGACACAGACGCAACGCGGCGCCATAGCGCGCGGCCGGAGCATCGCCGATCACGTCGATCGGGTTGCCGTGCGACCAGTGCTCGGGCAAAAGTTTTTCCAGCTCGGCGCGGGTTTCATCGCTCAGGGTCGCCAGGCTCAGCCCCAGCTCGACTGCACGATCTGCCGCCAGCACGCCCGGCCCGCCGCCATTGGTGACAATGGCCATGCGGTTGCCAGCGATGCGCCGCCCGGCACCAAACACCTGAGCGGCAGCAAAGAGTTGATCAAGCGAATCGACCTGCACCGCACCGCCGCGCTCCATCACCGCGCGAAACACTTCCGACGAACCCACCCAGGCGCCGGTATGTGACTTGACTGCACGCGACCCGGCCGGATGGCGCCCGGTCTTGACCACCACTACCGGTTTGAGCCGCGCTGCCGCGCGCAGCCCGCTCATGAAACGTCGCGCATCGCGGATGCCCTCAACATAGAGCAGAATGCTATGGGTTTGGGAATCGAGTGCCAGATAATCGAGCACATCACCAAAGTCCACATCCGCCGCCGCGCCCAGAGACACCACCGCCGAATAGCCAATGCGCCGGGGCCCTGCCCAATCGAGCATGGCAGTGCACACAGCCCCGGACTGCGACACCAGCGCAACATGCCCCGACAGTGCCTGCTCATGGCCAAAGGTGGCATTCAAGCCATGGGCAGGGC includes the following:
- a CDS encoding DUF4160 domain-containing protein; protein product: MPLISVFFGIVIRMWHDDHPPPHIHVEYQGFEALVDIRTGRISQGGLPRKVAAIVAEWCQVHQDELMHNWNRAQRFEPLQPIQGQIVIKLLEARYLGHCRLELLFSDGHLGVFDVGAYLAARSGPLLDELHSESYLQRFLIDAGALGWPNGLELSPMRLYELCEAREAA
- a CDS encoding bifunctional acetate--CoA ligase family protein/GNAT family N-acetyltransferase encodes the protein MRLSDVDQLFVPSAVAVFGASDREGSVAGMVFRNLLAGGFKGGCYPINPKYEKVAGERCYPDLAALDKHVELALIATPADKVAGILDQCGEAGVRAAVVHSAGFAERGERGVALQEKLVEAARRNRIRVLGPNCLGVMRPAHGLNATFGHEQALSGHVALVSQSGAVCTAMLDWAGPRRIGYSAVVSLGAAADVDFGDVLDYLALDSQTHSILLYVEGIRDARRFMSGLRAAARLKPVVVVKTGRHPAGSRAVKSHTGAWVGSSEVFRAVMERGGAVQVDSLDQLFAAAQVFGAGRRIAGNRMAIVTNGGGPGVLAADRAVELGLSLATLSDETRAELEKLLPEHWSHGNPIDVIGDAPAARYGAALRLCLADTNVDGVLAILAPLASVDPTAVAREVIEAAAKTRKPVLACWMGGTRVAEAHGLFSEHGVPHYDLPEVAAEALSFLGRQQRNQKLLMQSPGPLSQQLTPDVEGARLIIEGVMAEGRKTLGTIEAKAILAAFRIPTTQTVLARSPNEALIAAEALSFPVVMKINSPDIRYKSDVDGVRLNLTDAQSVRRAYGELTDRARSLRPEAHIEGVTVEHMVPSRAARELMVRVVRDPIFGPVISFGAGGTDTDVLADRALGLPPLNAFIVQTMIEHTRVARLMGAFGNMPPMNRQALARILQRVSEMVCELAEVIELEINPLIGNDLDVIAVDARIQVAYRPPQMPVYGHMAIHPYPQHLIERVPLPDGADLTIRPIRPEDAQMEQDFVRGLSEQTKYFRFMQAIKELTPEMLVRFTQIDYDREMALIGVVVDQGQEVEVGVARYMSRPGGDTCEFAIVVSDAWRNRGIGARLMRSLMANARAKGLRIMDGEVLSANTRMLALVKSLGFGIESDRLDPSVKQVSKVL
- the cysM gene encoding cysteine synthase CysM — its product is MNYSTIESLIGNTPQVALQRLPGETSNTILAKLEGQNPAGSVKDRAALSMIQRAEQRGAIKPGDTLIEATSGNTGIALAMAAAIKGYRMLLVMPENMSVERRQSMAAFGAEIRLTPKDGSMEAAIDLARELEAKGEGVRLDQFSNSDNPEAHFETTGPEIWRDTQGKLTHFVSAMGTTGTIMGVSRYLKQCSASVQIVGVQPEEGSSIPGIRRWPTEYLPKIYDPKRVDRIIDISQLEAEETTRRLAAEEGIFAGISSGGAVAAALRLSREQEGAVIVVIVCDRGDRYLSTGVFPA